Genomic DNA from Euwallacea similis isolate ESF13 chromosome 11, ESF131.1, whole genome shotgun sequence:
CAGAAATACCTAAGTTGTCAtgggaaattaaattcaaaagccATGAAAATTGTAGTTGTAGCGTAGTTCAAAGGATACTGTAAGAGGtattaaataacacatttactCATCCCTATCACCAATCGTTCACTCGAAATCATCATAGGCAAATCTAAAATTGTCTTAATATCGGTCCTAAGCTGCGGTGTTTAAAATACGGCAAAGTCCTATTCtatttttatacagagtgtcccaaacGAATGAGAATCGGATATTAATATGGCAAtagattttgtttaaattaaattcattagttaactaattacttttaattaattttgagtaAACTTTTCACTATTAGTAAGAATATCAGAAACTGCAGTTCTTTTCTTTGCATTGGTTAAGTCCAGAATCGTAACGGATGATATGCAAGGTCTTTCAACGAGAACTTCAAAGAGTGTAGGGGACCtttcaaaataatactttCACACAATTTTGAGGAGAACTAAAATTGGCGAACTAACCTTAACCCACCCGAATTACCTATTGGTACAAAGATAATATCAAATAGGTACTTATAACACTAACGGGACAATCTGCATAACGTGAGTAAACCTAATAACGTCACCTAAACTTTGAAACAATTTAAGCCATTTTACTTAGTTGCTTCATAAGAATCTTTGTTTTGGTACCCCGTGACGTACCCGGATGTATCAGGGGTGTCTTTCCTTCCAGCAATTCCCTTGCCTTTTCCTGTCTCGTCGAATCTCTGCTTGTGGGTTCCTGTATATTTGGAAGTGTCGGTCAGCCTGTCTACTGTGCTCGTGGTCTTCACGTTCTGGAATAAATTGAagtctttttaattttgggaTCCGGATATGTGCTGTTGAGATGAACACCGAAGTTAAACGTTTCTTTTACCGAGCgcttaatttttcaagtagatcagtttttgcattttgagCGGATCACTTTTCGGCGAGTTCACTCTTCGAGGCagtaatattcaatattctttaaattaattttattataatacgAATGTGGATTTCATCAGTTTCTTCTTTGATTTAATTCCCGTTTTTGGCTCTGCGTTATTCCTAAGAATCGCGAAAATTCTCAAAGCGCTAAGATTAAAAATAGCATTACTCACTCCAAGCCCATGATGCCCAGGCTGTCCACATGTGGTCAGCTTACTTTTGATCTCCTCAAGTTCGATTTTCTTACTCTTGGCGAGGTCttctaagaattttttatagtcTACGATTCCGAGTTTGGTAGATTTATATTTCTTGAAGGCAATTCCCGTGTCTGTCgtggtaatttttttgccatcgATGACTTTCGCCTGAGAAAACAATGGTTCGGGAATTGGTAATTTAAAATCCTAATAAATTAGGCGTTTTTCTTAGCTACGCTTAGTTGCTGGATTAATTCTTAATGTATATGGGTGGATTAATGGCTAAGTTTTAGGTGGATATTAGTAATGAGGGTGTAATAAACGTCCTTGGGTGTTATAAATAACGTGAGAAATGTGGGTTGTTTAATATCAGACATCAAACAGATTATGGAGGCAGGCCCATCCTTCTTTACTTTTTGCTATTAGGCCATGCCGCGCCCAGATAAATACAACATAATTGATGATTTagtcttttttaattacattttatagCCTAAAATATGGAacgaaagtttttttaataataacatagCTTAACAAAGATTGACGTAATTAACAACAACATATTTATTAATCAAACACAAATAAGAGACCTTTAGCGATAAAGCTTCTTGGTTTTCTCACCTGTTTCATCCATTTATCACTATTGGACAAAGTGATTTGACGTCCATCTGACTTTGGATCACCAAATTTAgcaaatgttttaaattgttcTGCGAATGAGGCCGAGGAAGGGGTTCCCGGTCTGTCATTGTCAGATTTATCACCATCGAGACTCAGATTTTTCACTTCGTTAGTTGGTGGCTGCGGTGAGTCagtcattttttattttctatttgtcTGGAAAAATGCGCAAGAGAATTCACAAAAAGAGGTTAGAAATATCGCTCTGCTAGATATAGGGGGTTGCGCCTTTTCGATGGATTTTGGTATAGGAAAAGCGATTTTCCGGATGTATTTTCATATAAGTCATTAGTATCTAAGAAAAATCATTAcattatgtatatatttttatttttcttagcATTTTTCGCATTGAAAAACTAGAGGAATTTATAGTATTCGCGTTCGCTTCTTACCGACCACAGAAATTAATCAAGATCGGGTTCGTCCGTGCATTGCCGGAAGTGCCGCGGCCAATGGGATCGACCgctaattaatttgaaataagcggATATCTGCAAACTCGACGTAGTTAGTAGTTTAGACAGTTCCAGATCGACGCAGGTGACAAAAGGAATTTCGAGGTTTTTACATACATTATATACTTGCGATTTTCTGTTGTGCGACTAAAAAATAGCGATCGTAGGTACGTATATAGAAGCAATGATAGTATGAATATATCATTTTAACTTGCAACAATCAAGTCGCAAGCAAAATAGAGCAAGTTGGAACTTTTTAGTcgctgcaattttttaagcGCAAATACGCGCATCTATGTTTAAAAATGCCTGTTTCGTTTATGTTTATGACTAAATACCCGCACGACAGAAAATCGCAGGTGAGCGCTAGGTCTTATACTCTCTGTTCTAAAATAGTTCTTAGTTGGCGATTGTAATTATTTGttagtttaataaatatggTTTGACCTAATCATTAACCCCCTAAAAGTCGTAAGAAGTAACACGAAGTtgcaaaaagtaattttagtCTGCAATTCGATAACATTGTATCGAATGAAATGCTCgcaaaattaacttttatcaGTTCCTTGGTTTAGAAAAGAAATGTGAGATCATGTTCTTCGGTAAACATTTCGTAACAACTTTTAGGTTATTGTTGCTCAGTGGTATGGTGGTTATTTAACTAATCTCTTGataagtattaattattatttttagacatTACAATGTGGTTACTATAACGTTCGCAAATACCAGTAGATTAACTAAACaggtatatatgtatatgtgttATTAAGTGATTAGAAAACCAGAGTTTATTAACTAGGTGcattatttgctttaaactCTTATCAGCAGGTAGGAAAATAGATACTgactacatattttttttatttagacaattttaatgctaaaaatttgaagttttttgcGATAATTCAAAAGTGGCGATAATCGTTTTTATGTAGCCTACAAACGCTTTCCTCGGACATGCATGTCAGTCTAACTTTGCAGGGTCGCTAAAATGTTTGATactcaattatttttacagtttcaaatgcaaaaatgtaaatcaaaacagttaccgttaaaaataaattttggaccttatttcaaaatgagaaatacttgtcaaaatttttttctttcgaatttttaggtatttcaaAATAGGAAAATGATCCACACAACAAGATAGATACGATCATCCAACAAAAACTTGCTCTGCTGCAAAAACTGCTctttaatcttgaaaaataagaacttttcgaacaattttcaaaatacgttaaaacagatttttagggagatgaatttttattaaaaaaatttaacccCCAAACTTTACCTTTATCCGCGTTATAACAccttatgaaaaattttaaatgttatgaAGGGACATGTGacacttcaaattaaagatctttcagaactacatttaatggtgtaacgcgattcaaaatctatcgattaattattgagaaaacagctataaattttatgaaaaatgcagTACAAACTCGGTTTAATAGTACtgtaaagaatgaaaaaaaaattgtttgttgataaGAAATTCATATGGTTTTGATTTTGTGTttgatttagtttttgattatttttatttatttatttatgtatccatttatttttctttttttttaaattttttatatttttaaccaTACACATAACGGTGATGTTTGGGGGTTGAATTCTACTTAAAAATTCGTCACCTTCAAAATCTGTTTGAAGTGAAAAGTCCTTATTTCTCAAGATTAAgagagtattaaattttcgttaaatgACCCTGTATTTATCTAGCAATATGGCTAATTcacaaataaacaattaattaactaCTCCAATCGTTTATTACGCAAATAttcaagtgtttttttttaattatatgcCCTTACTTAATAAAACGTTAATTGTTGGAGGgcaaatataatattcaaaatgggATCGgcattcaattaaaatatactgtccacgtttaataaaattttcattcataatATTGTCTAAGGATAACCAGAAAAAACatctcaaaataaattagatttaaaaaatgagggTTTAAATCGGACCTCACAACCCACCATATTTGTTTAAGATATTAGCGTTTCTAGTGCAAGTAGAtcgaattcaaaataaaaacatttcatttagTGGAGAGATATGTTGGCCGGTATGTTCACCGGATCTATCCCCATTAGACTGTTATTTATGGGGAACTATGAAAGATCTCATTTTTAACTCTGTACTTAAGGTCCTCCAAATATATTAAACGTCATTACTATGCTGTACCACTATATCTCCTGAACGAATTCGAAGCTAAAATTAAACGTGATAGCTCATAACGggcaaaaattttcatttaactaaTATGTTATGCATGTCTCAGGTTTAACGGAGGTTCGGTAGAAGCAATATTCTAAGGTTCAAGGATAATTTCATTGTAACTGATATGTCCTGTATGGCAGCTAGAACTTGTGTTGTATGTTTCCTTAGATAATAGTAGTTTGGTCAAGCAGTTTAGTTTTCTTGTTTAATGATAAAAAGTAGACACCTATTTTTCCTGAAGTATCCAGTGGTGGTTGGACTACAATAAATATTCTGATTCCGAATATCCATCACTGTTCTGGtgatcattgaaaaaaaacctcGCAGCAGACCGCAAACTGTAAACGTAAGGCATTGATTGAGTCGCTTACTATTTAGTAtcaaactgatatttccaacAAAGCGCAAGACGTAACTTTAACATGTGATGCATCATCGtaattagagaaaaaaactgaattcaaaaatatgaaaatccgAGATGGTGCCCACGAGAAAAAAAGTGGATTGATGGTGGCACGAAACCGAAACatcggatttcaaatttgacattGCTACGGTGTAGAAGGGGGAAAGTTGCAATAATGAAGTGTCAATCATTTTGAGTTTTGTCGTCAAATTAGCTAcggaaaaagtaaaaacttttttccaaaatttcgtttttttttaattcattaaaaagtcataagaattttctcaatttcgaaaattttcgaattacgcaactttgccccaatttagcaaaatcttttatggttaccgagatAGATCTACCACGGTTGAGTCCCAGAAACGGGCACTCTGTATAACCAAATTCTATCTATTGCCGGGGGAATACTAATGGCGATCTTTTGAACTAATTAAGAATTAGCAGCTCTCATTCAGAATTAAGCCACGACCTCATCAAACGTGCCTTCGTTTAAAGCGACGCGTTCAACTAAACCCGGAGCAGCAACTTTGTCTTGGGCGtttaaacaaaactaaaagCGCCCGCATGTAAAAAGACAGGAAAGATAACACGTTTCATGACTAACACCCATCACGGGCAAAAATAGTGGGCACGAAGTAAACTGTAATGCGATCATTCCTTAAAATAGAGCGCACCCTACATTTTGCCCTGTTTCTTCCCATATTCCCGTGGGATACGGACGGGAATCCGGGGAAATCATGCGCAATGCCATCGATCTGGAGCCACTAGACACACAAAGGGCTGTACAAACAGCAAATGCGAATTTTCTCTTTCAAGttacattatttgaaatgctTTTTCATGTAGGTATTGTTTATTGTCCGTTAGGAGCGCACAGGAGCGGTGCCGCTGCGCCTAAGCCAACAATAGCTGCTGCATTTAACAGTTCAAGGGATCTACACAAGCCTCTAAAACAATACAATAAATTCAGTtaatatttgcataaaatagCTGAATCGCAGCAATCGCTTTCAGGAAATATTTACTGCTCGCGATAAAAATCATCCAAATTCACGACGAACGGCAGCACAAACACACTGCAATAACCCACTTATTATACGCATTATGAGTATAGCGTATATTTACcttcgaatttaaaaatcctaCGAATTTCGACGCGAATTCTCGAATTCGGAACGAAGTGGAGTAGATCGCACCGAAGGCAACGCGAGGAGGAACTGAGAGCGCGCTGGGAGTTTTTTGCGTAAACGCGCACGTTTACGCTATTCGGGTGTTTCCTGTTGAGTTAATTCCAACTTTGATTACCTCATCGCTCACTTCACACGATGCCGATGATGCCATCATCATCGAAAAGCACACACTTGTTATTTAGATATGTCATTGACAATTAAcgacttatacagggtgtaccgAAAATGTACCGACGAACTTTACGGGGAGGCGGGGAACACgaatacaaacttttttctttaatgaacATATGCCCGCAAAAGCGCCTTTAAGGCCGTAgggcaaataaattattttaagttacaTTAAATagctaaattaaatttggatttagTTGGACACCACTGAattcattgaatattttttgcttcaacTTCGTGTGTCATTGAGGAACACAAACATTTCTTTAGCACAATTAGACCTTTCAAATGTACCAATTTTAACACCGAAGTAGGTATTATTTGTACGTTATGATTATTCAGTTTTCATAGTACCGTtcattttgtagatttcttaaTCAAAATTGGTATTGAAAATGGacgttaatttctcatttaaagaACTTACCGATATGCACCGATGGTTTGCAAGAGGTCCTGTAGCCTGACCGGCGCGTTCTCCTGATCTCAACACCCTGGATTTTTTCCCTTGGCCTTACCTCAAATCGCTCGTCTATGAAACGCCTATTCGTAATGAGGAAGATGTCTTTGCAAGAATAATGGCTAGTTGCACACCTCTAAAAGTTATTTCCGGAATATTCCATAGGGTCCGCGAGTCAGTGAACCGACGGTGCAATCTTTATATTGAAGCAAATGGCCAACATTTTGAGGAATTATTGCAAGCCATctgttatttatcaataaaaaaatgcctgACACAATCAAAAAGTGATTATAATACCCAAACCATACTGCATTTTTTGCTCATTTGCGGggattaagaaaaaagtttgtatgtCTCCTATCACTCCTTAAAGTTTGTTggtatatttttgggacatcctgtagTTATTATCTTCAAggtattgaaattaattcgCTAAATTACTTTCAGTCGTGTTTTTATCTTAGATTGCAAAGATTTGATAAGTTGATATTTggataattattgaaataatcaacaaaattaataaagtaataaactGTGGGTctgtagtttattttttatgcgCTCTGGGGGTGGTTTTTTTTGCGCGTCTGTAATTTATTTCTACGTAGTTGATTTTTTGTGCGCCCCGAAACAAATTTTCGCGTGCTCGGAGTACATTTCTCCGCGCttacagtttatttttatgtgcTCGAAATTATTTTCCACGTGGCCGTAATTTATTTCTACGTGTACGACTTTAAAAGCggaaaattgtatttactAAATGAGTAAAAGTAAAACTGGCGGTGTTTTGTTGTGAAATTATACGGTCAATGCGAAATATCGCCCAAATCGGTCAAATCAACCTTTCCGAGGTATGTAAATAtgaaactcgatttttttttttacaaaaaatacacCTTTATTGTATGAAAAAGATAGAAAATGTTCGATCCGAAGCATTGCCCATCGCTAgccatacatttttttcacctGTTTGGCAATTTGCGGATTATACCCCAAAAAAACTGTTCCTCTTTTGAAGCAAATCAGTCATCGAGccattttccaatatttttataagaaatgaAACACTGGTCAGCAAGTGCGTATTCCATCGATGGAAGTACGTAGAAATTACATGGAGTCAAGTCTGATGAGGAAGCCGCATGTGAAAGTACACTGGAGGGGAAAATTATCCGGgcacttaaatttttatatttttctgaaatcttgtttttattttattagtcactacatttttttttgtttcaacttATTTAAATCACTTTTGCCTGTGTtacagtttttattattacagtTTCTTGAATACGAGCATCTCAAATTAAGCGGCATTATACCAAGTTCTTGTGCTATTTTCAGTTTCTtattattacaacaaaaaaattatgactcCTAAACAAGTAACGTAAGCTGTTGCCTTGCAAGATGATAGATGCAGTATTGGTTACATCGCAAATGTCTTGGGAATTCCTCGAGGTACTTTATCAGATGTATTACTAGTATTCCGGGAATCAGGGCAATTCACCAGAAATCCAGGACAAGGTAAACCAAGAACAACAAGTTCAATTgaagatcgtttcatcagaACGTACATTGTCAGTTCCAACACTTGTCCAACGCCGTTTCCGTTGATATGCTTCGTAGGCGCTTAAATGAATCTGGAATAGAAATTCTGCCGCGGGAACTGTATTGACTGCAGATCTCCAGCAAAAGCATTTACAGTTTGCTCGTGAATATCTTCATTCTGGGGTTGAGAAATGGGTACAATACTTCTCACCGATGAACTCAGATTCATCAGATACTCATCTGATGGGCGGAATAGAGTTTGGAAAAGAATTGGTGAACGTTTTGCAGAATGTTGTTTTTCTTATAGAATTCAATTTGGCGGTGGTCGCCATGATGTGGCAGGCATTTCCTTAGCGGTACATACAGAACTTGTCACAATTCGTAGTGGTAACTCAAATGTTGAATGATATCTTGAACAATGTTTGGAAGAGCATGTAGTGCCATTTGCGCCATTTCTcggtgaaaatttttatttaatgcaaCATAACGCTCGTTCTCACATTGAAAGGATAACGTGAGTATTTTTGGATGAAGTTGATATTCCTTTATTATTGTGACCCCCGAGGAGTTTAGATTTGAATCCGTCAGAAcatgcatttttttgtaacgttgttttctttttttatttccattttttcttattgtatgaaaaatcttaacttccccaattttattaaactttcaactagaaacattaaatattttttaatgcttattTTCTAGAAATAACTAAGTGTCCGATGAATTTTGAACTCCAGTGTATTTCTTAACTAAACGCCTCAATCGTTTCCTTGGCCACTTTTGCTGTGTGTGATGATGTTACAAAGCAAAATCACTTTGCATTGaccttttttatattctagTCGTTTTTCACGCAAAGTTCgatttaaattgattatttgTTGTCGGTAGAGTTCAGGATTAATGGTTTCTCCAGGTTTTAGCAGTTCATAGTAAATCACACCCTTCTGCGATTCTTCTTTTATGTTGATGTTTCGCCTAGAGGTATCCATGATATTTTACCCTTAGGATTCTCAAAATATATTCACTTCATCGTCAGTCACAATTTGATGGAGAAATGCTTCATTGTGTATCTGATGAGCAGAATTTCACAAgtgattttttctatttcctgCTGTCTTTCTTTCAGTTTATGTGGAACTTATTTTTCCATAGCTTTT
This window encodes:
- the LOC136412228 gene encoding tubulin polymerization-promoting protein homolog, with translation MTDSPQPPTNEVKNLSLDGDKSDNDRPGTPSSASFAEQFKTFAKFGDPKSDGRQITLSNSDKWMKQAKVIDGKKITTTDTGIAFKKYKSTKLGIVDYKKFLEDLAKSKKIELEEIKSKLTTCGQPGHHGLGNVKTTSTVDRLTDTSKYTGTHKQRFDETGKGKGIAGRKDTPDTSGYVTGYQNKDSYEATK